In one Mycobacterium sp. NBC_00419 genomic region, the following are encoded:
- a CDS encoding TetR/AcrR family transcriptional regulator: MPRVSEDHLAARRRQILAGARRCFAQYGYDKATVRRLEQTIGLSRGAIFHHFRDKDTLFFELAREDAERMAEVASREGLIQVMRDMLAAPDQFDWLATRLEIARKLRNDPVFNRGWAERSAELSAATSDRLHRQEQAGRLRDDVPRDVLQCYLDLVLDGLVARLAAGEDPARLSAVLDVVEASVRADTD, translated from the coding sequence ATGCCCCGGGTCAGCGAGGATCATCTGGCGGCCCGCCGCCGCCAGATCCTCGCCGGCGCACGACGCTGCTTCGCCCAGTACGGGTATGACAAGGCGACCGTGCGCCGGCTCGAACAGACCATCGGTCTGTCGCGTGGTGCGATCTTTCACCACTTCCGCGACAAGGACACGTTGTTCTTCGAGCTGGCCCGCGAGGACGCCGAGCGGATGGCCGAGGTGGCCTCGCGCGAGGGCCTGATCCAGGTGATGCGGGACATGCTCGCTGCGCCAGACCAATTCGATTGGCTGGCAACGCGTTTGGAGATCGCCCGCAAGCTGCGCAACGACCCGGTGTTCAACCGGGGCTGGGCAGAGCGTTCCGCGGAGTTGTCGGCGGCCACCAGCGACCGGCTGCACCGGCAGGAGCAGGCCGGCCGGCTACGCGACGACGTGCCCAGGGATGTGTTGCAGTGCTACCTGGATCTGGTGCTCGACGGGCTGGTGGCCCGGTTGGCTGCGGGTGAGGATCCGGCCCGTCTGTCGGCGGTTCTCGACGTGGTCGAGGCCTCCGTGCGGGCCGACACCGACTAG
- a CDS encoding aconitate hydratase → MSSNDSLNSFGARDTLKVGDNSYEIYRLDAVPGTEKLPYSLKVLAENLLRTEDGANITKDHIQAIANWDPSAEPSIEIQFTPARVLMQDFTGVPCIVDLATMREAVTALGGDPDKVNPLSPAEMVIDHSVILDFFGGADSFERNVELEYQRNGERYQFLRWGQGAFDDFKVVPPGTGIVHQVNIEYLARVVMTRGRAGGAGRDEIQVAYPDTCVGTDSHTTMENGLGVLGWGVGGIEAEAAMLGQPVSMLIPRVVGFKLTGEIKPGVTATDVVLTVTDMLRKHGVVGKFVEFYGKGVAEVPLANRATLGNMSPEFGSTAAMFPIDEETINYLRLTGRTEEQLALVEAYAKEQGMWHDADKEPAFSEYLELDLSTVVPSIAGPKRPQDRIELTDAKTAFRKDIHNYVEENHPAPETKLDEAVEESFPASDPVSLSFADDGAVDARPSAANGSSGRPSKPVFVKTAEHGEFVLDHGAVVVAGITSCTNTSNPSVMLGAALLAKKAVEKGLTSKPWVKTNMAPGSQVVTDYYTKAGLWPYLEKLGYYLGGYGCTTCIGNTGPLPEEISKAINDNDLSVTAVLSGNRNFEGRISPDVKMNYLASPPLVIAYGIAGTMDFDFESDPLGKDTDGNDVFLKDIWPTQKEIADTIASSINRDMFTSSYADVFKGDERWRNLPTPAGNTFEWDDASTYVRKAPYFDGMPADPQPVNDITGARVLALLGDSVTTDHISPAGSIKKGTPAAQYLEANGVKPEDFNSLGSRRGNHEVMIRGTFANIRLKNQLLDDVSGGYTRDFTQPDGPQAFIYDASQNYQKAGIPLVVLGGKEYGSGSSRDWAAKGTSLLGVRAVITESFERIHRSNLIGMGVIPLQFPAGESAASLKLDGTEVFDITGIEELNTGKTPKTVHVKATKADGSAVEFDAVVRIDTPGEADYYRNGGILQYVLRNMLRAG, encoded by the coding sequence GTGAGCAGCAATGATTCACTGAATTCGTTTGGAGCGCGCGACACCCTGAAGGTCGGCGACAACAGCTACGAGATCTACCGTCTCGACGCGGTACCCGGCACCGAGAAGCTTCCCTACAGCCTCAAGGTGCTCGCGGAGAACCTGCTTCGCACCGAAGACGGCGCCAACATCACCAAAGACCACATCCAGGCGATCGCCAATTGGGATCCCTCGGCCGAGCCGAGCATCGAGATCCAGTTCACCCCCGCCCGCGTGCTGATGCAGGACTTCACCGGTGTGCCCTGCATCGTCGACCTGGCCACCATGCGTGAGGCCGTCACCGCACTCGGCGGCGACCCGGACAAGGTCAACCCGCTCTCCCCCGCCGAGATGGTCATCGACCACTCGGTGATCCTCGACTTCTTCGGCGGCGCAGACTCGTTCGAGCGCAATGTCGAACTCGAATATCAGCGCAACGGCGAGCGCTACCAGTTCCTGCGCTGGGGCCAGGGCGCGTTCGACGACTTCAAGGTGGTTCCCCCGGGCACCGGCATCGTGCACCAGGTCAACATCGAATACCTGGCCCGCGTCGTGATGACGCGCGGTCGGGCGGGCGGAGCTGGGCGGGATGAGATCCAGGTCGCCTACCCGGACACCTGCGTCGGCACCGACAGCCACACCACGATGGAGAACGGCCTGGGCGTGCTCGGCTGGGGCGTCGGCGGTATCGAGGCCGAGGCCGCCATGCTGGGCCAGCCGGTGTCGATGCTCATCCCCCGCGTCGTCGGCTTCAAGCTGACCGGTGAGATCAAGCCGGGCGTCACCGCCACCGACGTCGTGCTCACCGTCACCGACATGCTGCGCAAGCACGGTGTGGTCGGCAAGTTCGTCGAGTTCTACGGCAAGGGCGTCGCGGAGGTGCCGCTGGCCAACCGCGCCACGCTGGGCAACATGAGCCCCGAATTCGGTTCGACCGCAGCGATGTTCCCGATCGACGAGGAGACCATCAACTACCTGAGGCTGACCGGGCGCACCGAGGAGCAGCTGGCCCTGGTCGAGGCCTACGCCAAGGAACAGGGCATGTGGCACGACGCCGACAAGGAGCCGGCCTTCTCCGAGTACCTGGAGCTGGACCTGTCCACCGTGGTGCCGTCGATCGCCGGGCCCAAGCGTCCGCAAGACCGCATCGAGCTCACCGACGCCAAGACCGCGTTCCGCAAGGACATCCACAACTACGTCGAGGAGAACCACCCGGCGCCGGAGACCAAGCTGGACGAGGCCGTCGAGGAGTCGTTCCCGGCCAGCGACCCGGTGTCGCTGTCCTTCGCCGACGACGGCGCGGTCGATGCGCGGCCTTCGGCCGCCAACGGCTCCTCGGGCCGGCCGTCCAAGCCGGTCTTCGTGAAGACGGCCGAGCACGGCGAGTTCGTGCTCGACCACGGCGCGGTCGTGGTCGCCGGTATCACCTCGTGCACCAACACCTCCAACCCGTCGGTGATGCTCGGCGCGGCACTGCTGGCCAAGAAGGCCGTCGAGAAGGGGCTGACCTCCAAGCCGTGGGTCAAGACCAACATGGCACCCGGCTCGCAGGTGGTCACCGACTACTACACCAAGGCCGGCCTGTGGCCGTACCTGGAGAAGCTCGGCTACTACCTGGGCGGCTACGGCTGTACGACGTGCATCGGCAACACCGGTCCGCTGCCCGAGGAGATCTCGAAGGCCATCAACGACAACGACCTCTCGGTGACCGCGGTGCTCTCGGGCAACCGGAACTTCGAGGGCCGCATCTCCCCCGACGTCAAGATGAACTACCTGGCGTCCCCGCCGCTGGTCATCGCCTACGGCATCGCGGGCACTATGGACTTCGACTTCGAGTCCGATCCCCTGGGCAAAGACACCGACGGCAACGACGTGTTCCTCAAGGACATCTGGCCCACCCAGAAGGAGATCGCGGACACCATCGCCTCCTCGATCAACCGCGACATGTTCACCAGCAGCTACGCCGACGTCTTCAAGGGCGACGAGCGCTGGCGCAACCTGCCGACGCCGGCGGGCAACACCTTCGAGTGGGATGACGCCTCGACCTACGTGCGCAAGGCGCCGTACTTCGACGGGATGCCGGCCGATCCGCAACCGGTCAACGACATCACCGGCGCGAGAGTTCTTGCTCTGCTTGGTGATTCGGTCACCACAGACCACATCTCGCCGGCCGGCAGCATCAAGAAGGGCACCCCGGCCGCCCAGTACCTCGAAGCCAATGGCGTCAAGCCCGAGGACTTCAACTCGCTGGGCTCCCGGCGCGGTAACCACGAGGTGATGATCCGCGGCACGTTCGCGAACATCCGGTTGAAGAACCAACTGCTCGACGATGTCTCCGGCGGCTACACCCGCGACTTCACCCAGCCCGACGGCCCGCAGGCGTTCATCTACGACGCCTCGCAGAACTACCAGAAGGCGGGAATCCCTCTGGTGGTGTTGGGCGGCAAGGAGTATGGCTCCGGCTCGTCGCGCGACTGGGCGGCCAAGGGCACGAGCCTTCTCGGGGTGCGGGCGGTGATCACGGAGTCCTTCGAGCGCATCCACCGCTCCAATCTGATCGGCATGGGTGTGATCCCGCTGCAGTTCCCCGCCGGGGAGTCGGCGGCCTCCCTCAAGCTCGACGGCACCGAGGTCTTCGACATCACCGGGATCGAGGAACTCAACACGGGCAAGACGCCGAAGACGGTGCACGTCAAGGCGACTAAGGCCGATGGGAGTGCGGTGGAGTTCGACGCGGTGGTGCGCATCGACACCCCCGGCGAGGCGGACTACTACCGCAACGGCGGGATCCTGCAGTACGTACTGCGCAACATGTTGCGGGCCGGCTAG
- a CDS encoding Rv1476 family membrane protein has product MTIPHAPTYIPVEVCSSVGLDPATPLDQCMATVQADVAKDGVAAPAADAGELQKIVAAAKQKGIDLKVVVMEKSPPIDTPLRDIATEIGQANPDSTVLVLSPGWAGTYSSGFDRVILEAGQDVAKVAPNPVVGTQAFVDQLETPDFSWMGLTVALVVGVAAAAVLTRVLQRRAAHTRNSESAPELRK; this is encoded by the coding sequence GTGACGATTCCGCACGCGCCGACATATATACCGGTGGAAGTGTGCAGCAGTGTCGGGCTCGACCCGGCAACGCCGCTGGACCAATGCATGGCCACCGTGCAAGCCGATGTGGCCAAGGACGGGGTGGCCGCGCCTGCCGCGGATGCCGGGGAACTGCAGAAGATCGTCGCGGCGGCCAAGCAGAAGGGCATCGACCTCAAGGTCGTCGTGATGGAGAAGAGCCCGCCCATCGACACCCCGTTGCGCGATATCGCCACTGAGATCGGTCAGGCCAACCCCGACTCCACGGTGCTCGTCCTGAGCCCCGGCTGGGCCGGCACGTACAGCTCCGGTTTCGACCGGGTGATCCTCGAGGCCGGCCAGGATGTGGCCAAGGTGGCGCCGAACCCGGTGGTCGGGACGCAGGCATTCGTCGACCAGTTGGAAACGCCCGATTTCTCCTGGATGGGATTAACGGTCGCATTGGTCGTCGGGGTCGCCGCAGCGGCGGTATTGACCCGAGTTCTGCAGCGTCGAGCGGCGCATACGCGAAATAGCGAAAGCGCTCCTGAGCTGCGAAAATAG
- the ripA gene encoding NlpC/P60 family peptidoglycan endopeptidase RipA produces MRSSDRGSRVQPAFRIAKPICPLVLSVGLMLSMPGVAQAEPSPGPNSLAALIADVAQANQRLDDIGAQVQLQQESVNKAIVDVQDARDAATTAQQQVTASQDAVKAADAAIGDAQKRFDTFAAASYINGPSASLVMATDPDQIISSAAASQTLAVSAQQVMTDLERARTEVINKESAARLAKQKADQAVVDAEASQTAAVTALTEAQKTFRAQQAQIDQLAAERRTAQQKLDAARQWSASAASPAAAPAAVPQAAAPGAGGSGDRWDPAAAGSSAAPGDVKVPYGKASEWDLTLPAVPSAFMSGDPIQIINAVLQIAQSSLQTTQQLGRSFLEKLGILKPTDTGITNGAIPYVYGSQAVEYVIKRGMSQIGVPYSWGGGTAAGPGRGIDSGAGTVGFDCSGLILYAFAGVGIKLPHYSGSQYNMGTKIPTAQMRRGDVIFYGPGGSQHVTLYLGNGQMLEAPYTGSTVKVSPVRTSGMTPYVIRYIN; encoded by the coding sequence ATGAGAAGTTCCGATCGCGGCTCTCGCGTCCAGCCGGCGTTTCGTATCGCGAAACCGATCTGCCCGCTGGTGCTCAGCGTCGGGCTGATGCTCAGCATGCCGGGCGTGGCACAGGCCGAGCCGAGCCCGGGGCCTAACTCCCTGGCGGCGCTCATCGCCGACGTCGCACAGGCCAACCAGCGCCTCGACGACATCGGCGCCCAGGTGCAGCTCCAGCAGGAGAGCGTCAACAAGGCGATCGTCGACGTCCAAGACGCACGGGACGCCGCCACCACCGCTCAGCAGCAGGTCACTGCCAGCCAGGATGCGGTCAAGGCCGCCGATGCCGCGATCGGCGACGCCCAGAAGCGGTTCGACACCTTCGCCGCGGCCAGCTATATCAACGGGCCCTCGGCCTCGTTGGTCATGGCTACCGACCCCGACCAGATCATCTCCAGCGCGGCGGCCAGCCAAACCCTGGCGGTCAGCGCCCAGCAGGTCATGACCGACCTGGAGCGGGCCCGCACCGAAGTGATCAATAAGGAATCCGCGGCGCGACTGGCCAAGCAGAAGGCCGACCAGGCCGTGGTGGACGCCGAGGCCAGCCAGACCGCGGCGGTCACGGCGCTGACCGAGGCGCAGAAGACATTCCGGGCCCAGCAGGCCCAGATCGACCAGCTGGCTGCCGAGCGCAGGACCGCGCAGCAGAAACTCGACGCCGCCCGTCAATGGTCGGCGTCCGCCGCCTCGCCGGCGGCCGCCCCCGCCGCGGTACCGCAGGCGGCGGCACCGGGCGCGGGTGGCTCGGGGGACCGGTGGGATCCGGCAGCGGCGGGTTCGTCCGCCGCTCCCGGCGACGTGAAGGTGCCCTACGGCAAGGCCTCGGAATGGGATCTCACCCTGCCTGCGGTGCCCAGCGCCTTCATGTCCGGTGACCCCATCCAGATCATCAACGCCGTGCTGCAGATCGCGCAGAGTTCGCTGCAGACCACGCAGCAGCTCGGCCGCAGCTTCCTGGAGAAGCTGGGCATCCTCAAGCCCACCGACACCGGCATCACCAACGGCGCGATCCCGTACGTCTACGGCTCACAGGCCGTCGAGTACGTCATCAAGCGCGGCATGTCGCAGATCGGTGTGCCCTACTCGTGGGGCGGCGGCACCGCCGCAGGCCCGGGTCGTGGCATCGACTCCGGCGCAGGCACGGTGGGCTTCGATTGCTCCGGTCTGATTCTGTACGCATTCGCCGGCGTGGGCATCAAGCTGCCGCACTACTCCGGCTCGCAGTACAACATGGGCACCAAGATCCCGACGGCCCAGATGCGTCGCGGTGACGTGATCTTCTACGGCCCCGGCGGCAGCCAGCACGTCACGCTCTACCTCGGCAACGGCCAGATGCTGGAGGCGCCCTACACCGGCTCGACGGTGAAGGTCTCGCCCGTGCGTACCAGCGGCATGACGCCCTACGTCATTCGCTACATCAATTAG
- a CDS encoding helix-turn-helix domain-containing protein, whose amino-acid sequence MRKPNQARDQMVNDLRHAYEGGASIRTLVASTGRSYGSIHAMLRESGAAMRSRGGPNHRTRAR is encoded by the coding sequence ATGAGAAAGCCGAACCAAGCTCGTGACCAGATGGTCAACGACTTGCGCCATGCGTATGAGGGTGGTGCCAGTATTCGAACCCTGGTCGCGTCCACCGGCCGGTCGTACGGCTCCATCCACGCGATGCTGCGCGAGTCGGGCGCCGCGATGCGCAGCCGCGGCGGCCCCAACCACCGGACCCGCGCGCGCTAG